In the genome of Bacillus sp. S3, one region contains:
- a CDS encoding M14 family zinc carboxypeptidase — translation MKQKVLALSLSGLIAIGGVVSAPTYAGAVGEGPSYGGNESIQTSILHTYTELVDFLKTQDAKQSAMNLEIIGQTVKGRDIYLAKYISNPSNPTILFLTQQHGNEQLTTEGALEFIKHLGTNKMKGVLENVNILIIPMLNADGAMGDVNFSLDDYVADGGRHLTRYNAVGADLNRDHVAKIYPETQALHNNVLKKYKIDYMIDLHHQGTQSEIDGKYVSGSILYPTNRNVKPEVLERSKKLGSVVFNAINAKGWGNIGKYNGGSEETIGRNGAAVQYNISTLLFEMRGMSDHSYESYVLGQKSNGYLIKQTITTLDATTRAIADGSIEKVDTSFWNTLPTQTTRPSEEETE, via the coding sequence ATGAAACAGAAAGTCCTTGCATTATCTTTATCTGGTTTAATAGCAATCGGCGGTGTTGTAAGCGCTCCCACTTATGCTGGGGCAGTAGGTGAAGGTCCAAGCTATGGCGGGAATGAGTCAATCCAAACTTCAATCCTTCATACATACACTGAGCTAGTTGATTTCCTTAAAACCCAAGATGCAAAACAAAGTGCTATGAATCTAGAAATCATCGGTCAAACTGTGAAAGGCCGTGATATTTACCTCGCGAAGTATATATCTAACCCAAGCAATCCTACCATCCTCTTTTTAACCCAACAACATGGCAATGAACAACTGACGACGGAAGGCGCTCTAGAATTTATTAAACATTTAGGAACGAATAAAATGAAGGGAGTTCTTGAGAACGTAAACATCCTTATCATACCAATGTTAAATGCTGATGGAGCCATGGGCGATGTCAACTTTTCCCTTGATGACTATGTCGCTGACGGCGGAAGGCATTTAACTCGCTATAATGCTGTTGGTGCCGATTTAAACCGGGACCATGTTGCAAAAATATATCCAGAGACCCAAGCCTTGCATAATAATGTGTTAAAAAAATACAAAATTGATTATATGATTGATCTCCATCATCAAGGAACTCAAAGTGAAATAGACGGGAAATATGTATCAGGTTCAATCCTTTATCCGACAAATAGAAATGTAAAGCCGGAAGTACTAGAAAGGTCAAAAAAATTAGGATCTGTCGTTTTTAATGCGATTAACGCAAAGGGCTGGGGGAATATTGGAAAATATAATGGCGGTTCCGAGGAAACGATTGGCCGTAACGGAGCCGCAGTTCAATACAATATTTCCACACTACTTTTTGAAATGCGCGGCATGTCTGATCACAGCTATGAGTCTTACGTTCTCGGACAAAAAAGCAATGGTTATTTGATTAAGCAAACGATAACTACCCTGGATGCAACAACGAGAGCCATCGCCGATGGTTCAATTGAAAAAGTTGATACAAGCTTTTGGAATACCCTGCCAACCCAAACAACTCGTCCATCTGAAGAAGAAACTGAATAA
- a CDS encoding NADH-dependent flavin oxidoreductase translates to MNSKYQPLFEEFTFKNNTRLKNRIVMAPMTNFSSHPDGTVSDREVDYYVRRSKGVGMVVTACTYVTPNGKGFHGEFGGDHDGMIPSLAKLASSIKEQGAKAVLQIFHGGRECPPELVPNGETVSASAVASEGSENTPRALTESEVNDIIKAFGETTLRAIKAGFDGVEIHGANGYLIQQFFSPHSNRREDRFGGSLEKRLTFPLAIVDEVQKVVRTSAKEPFIVGYRFSPEEQSTPGITMADTLELVDALSDKGLDFLHVSLMDFWSEPRRGVENTKMRIEYLLEKINGRVPLIGVGSIHTADEAIKALNTGVPMVALGRELIMEPDWVQKVQDGKESEIVTTLSKKDQEQLVIPDPLWKAIIHTPGWFPVVD, encoded by the coding sequence ATGAATTCAAAGTATCAACCACTATTCGAGGAATTTACCTTTAAAAATAATACTAGATTAAAAAATAGAATTGTAATGGCCCCGATGACCAATTTTTCATCCCACCCTGATGGGACGGTTTCAGATCGTGAGGTCGATTATTATGTTCGCAGGTCCAAAGGTGTTGGGATGGTTGTTACAGCTTGTACGTATGTGACACCTAATGGAAAAGGGTTCCACGGGGAATTTGGAGGCGATCATGATGGGATGATCCCAAGCCTAGCGAAACTGGCAAGCAGTATTAAAGAGCAAGGGGCAAAAGCGGTTCTTCAAATTTTTCATGGTGGAAGAGAGTGCCCGCCTGAACTAGTGCCGAATGGAGAAACAGTCAGTGCAAGTGCTGTGGCCTCCGAAGGAAGTGAGAATACTCCTCGAGCCCTAACTGAAAGTGAAGTAAATGACATTATTAAGGCATTTGGGGAGACAACCCTCCGTGCTATTAAAGCAGGTTTTGATGGAGTTGAAATCCATGGCGCAAACGGATACTTAATCCAACAATTCTTCTCTCCACATTCTAACCGCCGTGAAGACCGTTTTGGAGGAAGCTTGGAAAAACGTTTAACATTCCCGCTTGCTATTGTTGACGAGGTTCAAAAAGTGGTAAGAACTTCGGCGAAGGAGCCGTTTATTGTTGGATACCGTTTCTCACCAGAGGAGCAGTCAACACCAGGTATTACGATGGCAGATACGCTAGAGCTAGTAGATGCGCTGTCAGATAAAGGATTAGATTTCCTTCACGTCTCTCTCATGGATTTCTGGTCTGAGCCTAGACGCGGGGTCGAAAATACAAAGATGCGAATCGAGTACCTTTTAGAAAAAATCAACGGGCGGGTCCCGCTTATTGGAGTAGGTTCTATCCATACAGCAGATGAAGCAATAAAAGCTTTGAATACAGGGGTTCCGATGGTGGCTCTTGGTCGAGAGTTGATTATGGAACCAGATTGGGTACAAAAAGTACAAGATGGAAAAGAGTCTGAGATTGTCACCACACTATCGAAGAAGGATCAAGAACAATTGGTCATTCCGGATCCACTTTGGAAAGCGATTATTCATACTCCTGGATGGTTCCCGGTGGTGGATTAA
- a CDS encoding YjiH family protein — MLNPQTKNVEEIPKPHEQTVNNIPNALKFIGFSLIGIFVFFAPITVNGTSSIPLDHIVTWLNTTFPSLTPIYALLVILGGVIYPFKTKTWNQSTFNIVFTLLKIMGLVIGVIIYSKQGPDWLMNEHVGPFLFDLLVVPVGIMVPLGGVFLTLLLGYGLFEFVGVLFQRVMKPIWKTPGRSAVSAMASFVASFAVGLLITNREFKEGKYTIKQAVIIATGFSTVTISFMIIVAKTLGLMGMWNLYFWVTAFVTFFVTAITVRIWPISKLPDEYYNGMEGEPEKVIKSNYFQNAWQQAMEASKNAPNFGKNIWVNLRDGMIMTMTILPTILSIGLIGILLAEYTPIFDFMGYIFYPFTSLLQLPDAFLTAKAAAIGVTEMFLPALLVVEAALVTKFVIAVVCVSTIIFFSASIPCILATEVPISIPKLLVIWIQRTILSLIITTPLAYLFL, encoded by the coding sequence ATGCTAAATCCTCAAACAAAAAATGTAGAAGAAATTCCTAAGCCTCACGAACAAACAGTGAACAATATTCCCAATGCCTTGAAATTTATCGGTTTTAGTTTAATTGGTATCTTTGTTTTTTTTGCTCCAATTACAGTTAATGGAACTTCATCTATCCCTCTTGATCACATAGTTACCTGGTTAAATACCACCTTTCCATCTCTTACACCGATATATGCTTTACTAGTAATTTTAGGAGGTGTAATCTATCCATTTAAAACGAAGACCTGGAATCAAAGCACTTTTAATATAGTTTTCACATTGTTAAAGATTATGGGTTTAGTAATCGGGGTAATCATCTATTCAAAACAAGGCCCTGATTGGTTAATGAACGAACATGTTGGACCGTTTCTTTTTGATTTACTAGTAGTGCCCGTAGGTATAATGGTTCCACTTGGCGGGGTCTTTTTAACATTGCTATTAGGCTATGGTCTTTTTGAGTTTGTTGGTGTACTTTTCCAGCGTGTCATGAAGCCAATATGGAAGACTCCAGGTCGTTCAGCCGTAAGTGCTATGGCATCATTTGTTGCAAGTTTTGCTGTTGGTTTATTAATAACGAATCGAGAATTTAAAGAAGGTAAGTACACAATCAAGCAGGCTGTTATAATCGCAACCGGATTTTCAACAGTAACCATTTCCTTTATGATTATCGTTGCTAAAACGTTAGGTCTAATGGGTATGTGGAATTTGTATTTTTGGGTGACGGCATTTGTAACGTTTTTCGTAACGGCTATTACCGTAAGGATATGGCCCATTAGTAAACTGCCTGATGAATACTATAATGGAATGGAAGGAGAACCGGAAAAGGTTATCAAGAGCAACTATTTTCAGAATGCTTGGCAACAGGCAATGGAAGCTTCCAAAAATGCACCAAATTTCGGAAAAAATATCTGGGTGAATTTACGAGATGGGATGATTATGACCATGACTATTTTACCCACTATTTTATCGATTGGCTTAATTGGTATTCTCCTAGCAGAATATACACCTATTTTTGATTTTATGGGCTATATTTTCTATCCATTTACTTCATTATTACAGTTGCCAGATGCGTTCCTAACAGCTAAAGCGGCTGCGATTGGGGTTACTGAAATGTTTCTGCCGGCATTATTAGTTGTTGAGGCAGCACTTGTTACAAAATTTGTTATTGCTGTCGTTTGTGTATCAACTATCATATTCTTCTCAGCGAGTATTCCATGTATTTTGGCCACAGAGGTTCCGATTAGTATTCCGAAGCTTCTTGTTATTTGGATACAGCGTACAATCCTAAGTTTAATTATTACAACACCACTAGCCTATCTATTTTTATGA
- a CDS encoding flavin reductase family protein, with protein sequence MHYSPKKGQHHGLPYDPFKSSAIPRPIGWLSTQSKDGIDNLAPYSQYQNLTWDPPMVMFAANQSVLGGRKDTVRNAEETGWFVWNMATWDLREAVNISAKACPAEVDEFVAAGVSKKSCIEAPGFRVAESPVQFECEYVQTIRIPTGNEVSTVDIVIGRVAHVHINDDIILPSGKLDILKIKPIARLGYYDYTVVNEIFEMKAPAATKEELAGLEGKNI encoded by the coding sequence ATGCACTATTCACCAAAGAAAGGTCAGCATCACGGCTTACCATATGATCCTTTTAAAAGCAGTGCTATACCACGCCCTATCGGATGGCTTTCAACCCAATCTAAAGATGGAATAGATAACCTTGCGCCATACAGCCAATATCAAAATCTTACATGGGATCCACCTATGGTCATGTTTGCGGCAAATCAATCAGTATTAGGGGGGCGAAAGGATACGGTTCGAAACGCGGAGGAAACAGGTTGGTTTGTTTGGAACATGGCTACTTGGGATTTACGCGAAGCAGTTAATATTTCCGCAAAGGCGTGTCCGGCAGAGGTTGATGAATTTGTGGCTGCGGGTGTATCGAAGAAAAGTTGCATTGAGGCTCCTGGCTTCCGTGTTGCCGAATCACCGGTTCAATTTGAATGTGAGTATGTTCAGACAATCAGAATACCAACTGGTAATGAGGTTTCCACCGTCGATATTGTGATTGGACGAGTAGCTCATGTGCATATCAATGATGACATCATTCTACCTAGTGGGAAACTAGATATCTTGAAAATTAAACCAATTGCCCGCCTTGGGTATTATGATTATACTGTTGTCAACGAAATATTTGAAATGAAGGCACCAGCTGCTACAAAAGAAGAGTTGGCTGGCCTTGAAGGTAAAAATATTTAA
- a CDS encoding helix-turn-helix domain-containing protein yields MKILIAERDELERKGIKWLLLSNQVLITQLKETDNEEECFDFLVDWQPDVVIVELEMFTHSRKKLTNLLRESEIKTIVHTNHKTFEAAELALKMKAEALFIKPYETNEWLHTVKKAVIHSQKKPSEDRETFIHHGWAYDLLFGRVFNNSLILDQVRTWGYQQIPALVVALSLDKSNKRQVDRTKLVHFISQEFQSYRPFVLIVEDHLVLLFSVEYFPPEQEPIDSLRRILVYFCQKMKNEHDLSFSASIGKWYKNPQMVHQSYYEAKRALLRRFYFGGNHVFPPIENLVLTEIDPFLSPEESDEIMKHLRNINREMLKKWLYNQAKNYPITEESFPDSENVRIRLTNILSHIRRFMLEKVYLLKEEPLYKQLFDDILSGEVLFDIVHNMLVFCYRLCDQVEKEEFSYNSILIKKAVHYINEHYATPITLEDISAYVDRNSQYFSSMFKKQMGYTFTEYLQIKRMKEAQLLLKESTMTISEIAERVGFTDPNYFSRVFKNITGYSPRSWKTNNYPDI; encoded by the coding sequence ATGAAAATACTTATAGCAGAAAGAGATGAACTTGAACGAAAAGGGATAAAGTGGTTATTATTATCAAACCAGGTTTTAATAACGCAGTTAAAAGAAACAGATAATGAAGAAGAATGTTTTGATTTCCTTGTCGATTGGCAGCCAGATGTTGTAATCGTAGAACTTGAGATGTTTACCCATTCTCGAAAAAAATTAACGAATTTACTGCGGGAATCGGAAATAAAGACAATTGTTCATACGAATCATAAAACCTTTGAAGCAGCTGAACTGGCATTAAAGATGAAAGCAGAGGCTTTGTTCATAAAACCTTATGAAACAAATGAGTGGTTACATACGGTAAAAAAGGCTGTGATTCATTCACAAAAAAAACCAAGCGAAGACAGAGAAACTTTTATCCATCACGGATGGGCGTATGACCTCTTATTTGGAAGAGTATTCAATAATTCACTCATTTTAGACCAAGTCCGAACATGGGGCTATCAACAGATCCCGGCACTTGTTGTCGCACTTAGCCTGGATAAGTCGAATAAAAGACAAGTTGATCGAACGAAACTCGTCCATTTTATAAGCCAAGAGTTTCAATCCTACCGCCCCTTTGTGCTAATCGTCGAAGATCATCTAGTCCTATTGTTTAGTGTAGAATATTTTCCTCCCGAGCAAGAACCAATTGATTCGTTGAGACGGATATTAGTGTACTTTTGTCAAAAGATGAAAAATGAGCATGATTTATCCTTTTCTGCAAGTATTGGAAAATGGTACAAAAATCCGCAGATGGTGCATCAATCGTACTATGAAGCAAAACGTGCTCTGTTACGCCGCTTTTACTTTGGGGGGAACCATGTATTTCCTCCGATAGAAAACTTGGTCTTAACCGAGATCGACCCATTTCTTTCTCCTGAGGAAAGCGATGAAATTATGAAGCATTTACGAAACATCAATCGTGAGATGCTGAAGAAATGGCTTTATAATCAGGCAAAAAACTATCCGATAACGGAAGAAAGTTTCCCCGATTCGGAAAACGTCCGCATTCGATTAACAAATATCCTTTCTCATATAAGACGCTTCATGCTGGAAAAAGTATATCTACTTAAAGAAGAACCTCTTTATAAACAATTATTTGATGATATTTTATCCGGCGAAGTGTTATTTGATATTGTCCACAACATGCTGGTATTTTGTTACCGATTATGCGACCAAGTCGAAAAAGAGGAATTCTCTTATAATTCTATTCTTATAAAAAAAGCGGTTCATTATATAAATGAACATTACGCAACCCCGATTACTCTTGAGGATATTTCAGCTTATGTAGATCGAAATAGTCAGTATTTTAGTTCTATGTTTAAAAAACAAATGGGGTATACATTTACGGAATATCTACAAATAAAACGAATGAAAGAAGCACAATTGCTTCTAAAAGAGTCAACCATGACGATTTCAGAAATAGCCGAACGAGTCGGTTTCACAGACCCGAACTATTTTAGCAGGGTCTTTAAAAACATTACAGGCTATTCTCCGAGGTCTTGGAAAACTAATAATTATCCAGATATCTAA
- a CDS encoding IS1182 family transposase, translating into MLTKNTQMNRDQLEMITLEQLVPENHLVRKVEAAIDFSFIYPLVQEMYSAERGRPSIDPVVLIKMAFIQYMFGIRSMRKTIEEIETNLAYRWFLGYGFHDKVPHFSTFGKNYERRFKDTDLFEQIFYRILKQAAEKKLVSSEHVFIDSTHVKASANKRKFEKKVVRKETKAYQERLQQEINCDREEHGKKPFPPDKFEKEETKEIKESTTDPESGYYVKDERTKQFAYSFHAAADKNGFVLGAIVTPGNVHDSTMLEPLLEKVIGNSGKPVAVAADAGYKTPAIAQYLIGNEIRPALPYTRPRTKEGYLKKNDFVYDEHYDCYLCPGGQELKYSTTTKEGYRQYFSNPVQCKECPFLSQCTQSKNHQKLIQRHVWEAYLEEAEHLRHTDENKIIYTRRKETIERVFADAKEKHGMRWTTLRGLKKLSMQAMLTFAAMNLKKMANWTWVNPTMA; encoded by the coding sequence ATGCTAACGAAAAATACTCAGATGAATCGGGATCAATTAGAAATGATAACCCTTGAACAGTTAGTTCCGGAGAACCATTTGGTCCGAAAAGTGGAAGCTGCTATAGATTTTTCATTTATTTATCCTCTTGTTCAAGAGATGTACTCTGCTGAACGAGGACGTCCAAGTATCGATCCTGTTGTATTAATTAAGATGGCATTTATTCAATATATGTTCGGTATTCGCTCGATGCGAAAAACAATAGAAGAAATTGAAACGAACCTAGCTTATCGTTGGTTTCTTGGGTATGGATTCCATGATAAGGTGCCTCACTTCTCTACTTTCGGTAAAAACTATGAACGCCGTTTTAAGGATACAGACTTATTTGAACAGATATTTTACAGAATTCTAAAGCAGGCAGCCGAAAAGAAATTGGTAAGTAGCGAACATGTTTTTATTGATTCTACGCACGTGAAGGCAAGTGCCAATAAGCGTAAATTTGAGAAAAAGGTAGTTCGTAAGGAAACGAAAGCGTATCAAGAACGTCTCCAACAAGAAATCAATTGTGATCGTGAAGAACATGGGAAAAAGCCTTTCCCACCTGACAAATTTGAAAAGGAAGAAACGAAGGAGATCAAGGAAAGTACCACGGACCCAGAAAGTGGGTATTACGTGAAGGACGAACGGACGAAGCAGTTTGCCTATTCTTTTCATGCGGCTGCTGATAAAAATGGCTTTGTCTTAGGCGCAATTGTCACCCCTGGTAATGTTCATGATAGTACAATGTTGGAGCCTCTTCTTGAAAAAGTCATAGGAAACTCAGGGAAACCTGTTGCTGTTGCTGCTGACGCTGGATACAAAACACCTGCTATTGCTCAATACTTAATTGGAAATGAGATTCGTCCTGCTTTACCTTATACACGCCCTCGTACCAAAGAAGGTTATTTGAAAAAAAATGATTTTGTTTATGATGAACACTATGATTGCTACCTTTGTCCGGGAGGACAGGAGTTGAAATATAGCACGACAACGAAGGAAGGATACCGGCAGTATTTTTCAAATCCGGTTCAGTGTAAAGAATGCCCGTTTTTATCCCAATGTACGCAAAGTAAAAACCATCAAAAGCTAATTCAACGGCATGTTTGGGAAGCGTACCTTGAGGAAGCTGAACACCTTCGGCATACAGACGAAAATAAAATAATCTACACACGACGCAAGGAAACGATTGAACGTGTTTTTGCAGACGCGAAAGAGAAGCATGGGATGCGATGGACAACTTTAAGGGGACTTAAAAAATTGTCTATGCAGGCGATGCTTACTTTTGCTGCCATGAATTTAAAGAAGATGGCAAACTGGACTTGGGTTAATCCAACAATGGCATAA
- a CDS encoding alpha/beta fold hydrolase, with amino-acid sequence MLIGLVALAVLLLLGLVYEQVSRLSDARRLHAGEMIDVGGYRLHLTDDGQGGPTVILIHGAGDCSYSWIHIRKELSKFTRVITYDRASMGSSDPGPVPTPEHTIKELKNLLDKTGAPGPYVLAGHSLGGLIARLYALKYPNQVAGLVFLDSTHEFLKDDAKFKQGFALIGFMLKILRLMSPFGIPRFLGNILGIIPMYGNELSYYKQQLSAEEYMQWKGMVYSIFAGRIAGAEFKSAWAHLDLASNQLNNCTEKPQFGDLPIAVVNNPGFGVQWTEMQRELASRSTNHIHKISDRKGHSLQMPRPEYVIEAIHHVVEQVQERNGRTLAESYHEHKL; translated from the coding sequence ATGTTAATTGGATTAGTAGCATTGGCAGTTTTACTTTTACTAGGATTAGTATACGAACAAGTTTCACGGCTTAGTGATGCGAGAAGACTCCATGCCGGTGAAATGATTGATGTTGGCGGGTATCGTCTCCATCTAACGGATGATGGTCAAGGTGGTCCCACGGTCATCCTTATTCATGGCGCGGGTGATTGCTCTTATTCATGGATCCATATTCGTAAAGAATTATCTAAGTTTACTAGAGTTATTACATATGACCGTGCAAGTATGGGCTCAAGTGATCCCGGTCCCGTGCCAACTCCCGAACATACCATCAAAGAACTTAAGAACCTGCTAGATAAGACTGGTGCCCCTGGACCATATGTACTTGCGGGTCATTCCCTGGGGGGACTGATTGCCCGACTCTATGCTTTAAAATATCCTAATCAGGTGGCTGGCTTAGTGTTCTTAGATTCGACGCATGAGTTTCTAAAGGATGATGCCAAGTTCAAGCAGGGTTTTGCCCTCATCGGCTTTATGCTGAAGATACTAAGACTGATGTCTCCATTTGGTATTCCACGATTCCTTGGTAATATTCTAGGCATTATTCCGATGTATGGTAATGAACTTTCATACTACAAACAGCAGCTTAGTGCCGAAGAATACATGCAATGGAAAGGGATGGTTTACAGTATTTTTGCCGGAAGGATAGCTGGAGCGGAATTCAAAAGTGCATGGGCACACCTGGATCTAGCTTCGAATCAATTAAATAACTGTACGGAAAAACCACAGTTTGGTGACCTTCCGATCGCTGTTGTAAACAACCCAGGATTTGGTGTCCAATGGACCGAAATGCAAAGAGAACTGGCCTCCCGGTCAACCAACCACATCCATAAGATTAGTGATCGCAAAGGACACAGTCTGCAAATGCCGCGACCCGAATATGTTATAGAAGCAATTCATCACGTGGTTGAACAAGTACAGGAACGTAACGGCCGAACTCTTGCTGAATCATATCATGAACATAAACTTTGA
- a CDS encoding amidohydrolase family protein — MEKVVGNIKKPDKNRSYMLLNVQLENGYTYENGMVAATETVLRNLQIVDGKIAQILETNVPYPNSINCFDAKGMLLLPAFKDMHIHLDKTYYGGPWRAAHTTKNGIFDMISFEQTLLPELLSTAQERGEKLIELILSYGTTYVRSHCNIDQAVGLKNLENLKNALANYSDKISHEIVAFPQHGLLRSNVEGLIREAMNLGVTHVGGLDPTVVDGDMEKSLNTMVQIAVDYNAGIDIHLHEGGETGLKAIRRLADLTEQGGLHGKVTVSHAFSLASLMPGEDVELANRLASLGISIASSVPIGKSVMPIPLLQQHKVNVLLGNDSITDHWSPFGIGDILQKAHLAAQLYGWNNEYKLSRALSLATGGITPLNKIGTQVWPKEGDEATAVLVPASCSAEAVARLPRRAAVLHKGTLASGELNPVS, encoded by the coding sequence ATGGAAAAGGTAGTTGGAAATATCAAAAAACCAGACAAAAACAGGTCTTACATGTTATTAAATGTTCAATTGGAAAATGGATACACGTATGAAAATGGCATGGTGGCTGCAACGGAAACTGTATTGCGAAACCTACAAATTGTTGATGGGAAAATTGCTCAAATTCTTGAAACTAATGTTCCATATCCTAACAGCATCAATTGTTTTGACGCGAAAGGGATGCTGTTGCTTCCTGCTTTTAAAGATATGCATATTCATTTGGATAAAACATATTATGGCGGTCCTTGGAGAGCGGCACATACTACAAAAAATGGCATTTTTGATATGATTTCGTTTGAACAGACATTGCTGCCAGAGCTGCTGTCAACAGCTCAGGAGCGTGGTGAAAAATTAATAGAACTAATCCTGAGCTATGGTACAACGTATGTTAGAAGTCATTGTAACATCGATCAAGCAGTAGGGTTGAAAAATCTTGAAAACTTGAAAAACGCATTAGCGAACTACTCAGATAAAATTTCTCATGAAATCGTTGCCTTTCCTCAGCACGGCTTGCTGCGTTCAAATGTAGAAGGACTGATCCGTGAGGCTATGAATCTAGGAGTAACACATGTTGGCGGACTAGACCCAACCGTGGTTGATGGAGATATGGAAAAATCGCTGAATACGATGGTCCAAATAGCAGTTGACTATAATGCAGGCATCGATATCCATCTTCATGAAGGCGGTGAAACAGGCTTAAAAGCAATTAGGCGATTGGCGGATTTAACAGAACAGGGTGGACTGCATGGAAAAGTAACGGTTAGTCATGCATTCTCACTGGCATCCTTAATGCCTGGAGAAGATGTCGAATTGGCCAATCGCCTTGCATCACTCGGGATCTCGATTGCATCATCCGTACCAATCGGAAAAAGCGTTATGCCGATTCCACTGCTACAGCAGCATAAGGTTAACGTCCTGCTAGGGAATGATAGTATTACTGATCACTGGTCTCCATTCGGGATTGGGGACATATTGCAGAAGGCACATTTAGCGGCACAGCTTTATGGATGGAATAATGAATACAAACTATCACGTGCACTGTCCTTAGCTACAGGCGGAATTACCCCGTTGAATAAAATTGGCACCCAAGTCTGGCCGAAGGAAGGGGACGAAGCTACCGCTGTTCTCGTTCCAGCAAGCTGTTCTGCCGAGGCTGTTGCCCGTCTGCCAAGGCGCGCTGCTGTTCTACATAAGGGAACACTAGCTTCAGGCGAACTTAATCCCGTAAGTTAA
- a CDS encoding transcription repressor NadR, which produces MTEQRKLMGEERRSRLLQILKGTTTAITGSELAAKTEVSRQAIVGDINLLKARNEPIIATSQGYIYLKQADALPLFEKTIACCHLPDEVESELNLIVDHGVTVKDVQIEHPVYGNLNAAIMVSNRKEVKQFMERIASTKASFLSELTYGIHLHTLSSTSREALKEVENKLKKAGFLLDAEDFSYRN; this is translated from the coding sequence ATGACAGAGCAAAGAAAATTAATGGGGGAAGAAAGAAGGTCACGGCTTCTACAAATCTTAAAAGGAACGACTACTGCCATTACGGGGAGTGAATTAGCTGCCAAAACAGAAGTGAGCAGACAGGCTATTGTCGGGGATATTAACCTATTAAAGGCAAGAAATGAACCAATTATCGCTACAAGTCAAGGGTATATTTATTTAAAGCAAGCAGATGCACTTCCCCTTTTCGAGAAGACGATTGCCTGCTGCCATTTACCCGATGAGGTTGAAAGTGAATTAAATTTGATAGTGGATCACGGAGTAACCGTTAAGGACGTTCAAATAGAACATCCGGTTTATGGGAATCTAAATGCCGCCATTATGGTGTCAAACCGTAAGGAAGTCAAACAATTTATGGAAAGAATCGCTAGTACGAAGGCATCCTTTTTATCGGAATTAACATATGGAATTCATCTGCATACCCTATCTTCCACAAGTAGAGAAGCTTTAAAGGAAGTAGAAAATAAACTAAAAAAGGCGGGATTCCTATTAGATGCCGAGGATTTTTCTTATAGAAATTAA